One window from the genome of Marinobacter sp. LV10R510-11A encodes:
- a CDS encoding SLC13 family permease translates to MASGIFLASIAAIVTGLLAAPVALVAGAVAMVLVKLMTAAEAYKSIDWSVIVLLAAMIPVGQAMETTGGAGLIAAQMLVLGENLSVASVLVMILVSTTLLSNVVNNAAAAIVVAPIALSLASELQMPSDAVLMAVAVGASCAFMTPIGHQSNALVMEPKGYEFGDYWRLGLPLTLVVTVVAVPVIMLVWT, encoded by the coding sequence ATGGCCTCCGGCATCTTTCTGGCCAGTATTGCCGCCATTGTTACCGGCTTGCTTGCGGCGCCCGTCGCTCTGGTGGCCGGGGCGGTTGCCATGGTACTGGTGAAACTCATGACTGCAGCAGAAGCCTACAAGTCGATCGACTGGTCAGTGATCGTATTGCTGGCGGCGATGATTCCGGTCGGCCAGGCTATGGAAACCACCGGTGGTGCGGGCCTGATTGCCGCACAGATGCTGGTATTGGGTGAGAATCTTTCGGTTGCCTCGGTGCTGGTGATGATACTAGTGAGCACAACACTGTTATCTAACGTAGTAAATAACGCAGCGGCGGCTATTGTGGTTGCACCTATTGCCCTAAGCCTGGCCAGTGAACTTCAGATGCCCTCTGATGCGGTGCTGATGGCTGTGGCCGTTGGCGCGTCTTGCGCCTTCATGACGCCGATAGGGCACCAATCGAACGCGCTGGTTATGGAGCCTAAGGGCTACGAATTTGGTGATTATTGGCGCTTGGGCTTGCCCCTCACTCTGGTGGTCACGGTTGTCGCAGTGCCGGTCATCATGCTGGTTTGGACCTGA
- the tnpC gene encoding IS66 family transposase — protein sequence MKITNIDVDAALADVRQQLQADTTVAPSMRTAIELLIVLVQILSGRINTHSANSSKPPSQDPNRPRQNRTKSERKPGGYVTEYQAEILENAQGQRFVAPFPVGVERSVQYGPQLKAHAVYLSQYQLLPYDRIREYFEDQVGIPLSVGSLFNFNQDAFNKAAEFEPWVKDRLAEASVVHADETGVNIGGQRHWLHGASNDRLTWLAPHAQRGQQAMNAIGILPRFNGVLCHDHWKPYYRYSCLHSLCNAHHLRELQRAWEQDKQVWAQRMQTLLNIMTDSVDDAGGCLPPDKAQRWRKVYRRCLANAQKECPPPDESQRPGKRGRLKRTRARNLLERLIDYESDVLRFLDNPEVPFTNNQGERDIRMFKVQQKISGCFRSFEGAEIFCRVRSYLSTARKQNVSASNALMHLFEGSVPPFMAVGAGNDTTVLNQTS from the coding sequence ATGAAGATCACTAACATTGATGTCGACGCTGCGCTGGCGGACGTCAGACAACAACTCCAAGCAGACACAACCGTCGCGCCTTCCATGCGGACGGCCATCGAGTTGCTGATTGTGCTGGTCCAGATATTGAGTGGGCGGATTAACACCCACAGTGCAAACAGCAGTAAGCCGCCGTCTCAGGATCCGAACCGCCCCAGACAGAACCGAACGAAGAGCGAGCGTAAGCCAGGCGGTTACGTTACCGAGTACCAGGCCGAGATCCTGGAAAATGCCCAGGGGCAACGTTTTGTGGCGCCTTTTCCGGTCGGTGTAGAACGCTCGGTTCAGTACGGCCCGCAGCTAAAGGCCCACGCGGTCTATCTGTCGCAATACCAGCTCCTGCCCTATGATCGCATCCGCGAGTACTTCGAAGACCAGGTCGGCATCCCGCTGAGTGTCGGCTCACTGTTCAACTTCAATCAGGACGCTTTCAATAAGGCCGCTGAATTTGAGCCGTGGGTCAAGGATCGCCTGGCCGAGGCGTCGGTGGTTCACGCCGATGAAACAGGCGTGAACATCGGTGGTCAACGTCACTGGCTGCACGGCGCATCGAATGACCGACTAACCTGGCTTGCGCCCCATGCACAACGAGGTCAGCAGGCGATGAATGCGATCGGCATCCTGCCGCGCTTCAACGGTGTGCTCTGTCACGATCACTGGAAGCCGTATTACCGTTATTCATGCTTGCACTCTCTGTGCAATGCGCACCACCTGCGAGAACTTCAGCGCGCCTGGGAGCAGGATAAACAGGTGTGGGCGCAACGGATGCAAACTCTACTGAACATCATGACCGACAGCGTCGACGACGCCGGCGGCTGCCTGCCACCGGACAAAGCGCAGCGGTGGCGCAAGGTGTACCGACGCTGCCTGGCAAACGCGCAAAAAGAGTGCCCGCCACCGGATGAAAGCCAACGCCCGGGCAAACGCGGGCGGCTCAAACGCACGCGGGCACGCAACCTGCTGGAGCGGTTGATCGACTACGAATCGGATGTGCTACGCTTCCTCGACAATCCAGAGGTACCGTTTACCAACAACCAAGGTGAGCGAGACATCCGTATGTTCAAAGTGCAGCAGAAAATATCGGGTTGTTTTCGATCCTTTGAAGGAGCCGAGATCTTCTGTCGCGTGCGCAGTTATCTGTCGACGGCGCGTAAGCAGAACGTGTCTGCCTCGAACGCCCTGATGCATCTGTTCGAGGGGAGTGTGCCGCCGTTCATGGCGGTGGGTGCGGGTAATGATACGACCGTTTTAAATCAAACCAGCTGA
- the senA gene encoding selenoneine synthase SenA translates to MMEAKHMQKAELLAELALTRKRTRELITSLDEQQLDVPYHPGVNPPLWEMGHAAFFYEVFVFSLLDGDASFDPSMDDLWDSFHIDHQDRWRRDLFPGLKKTLAYFDHVYAKMAGRIERTPLTDRELYLCRYAIYHQNMHIESLVWCRQTVGFAPPPGASFERPAPSELRGSSLGDDAIVPAGDWLIGMPGDSEQYATEDFAFDAEKPRHAVSLDEFAISRCLVSNHEFMAFVEDGGYQKPELWSFGGQKWLRTDINMAPQHPVYWRWQDNQWQEKLFDQWQSLSPDAPVTHVSYWEAEAYCCWAGRRLPTEQEWEVAALGNRKGETFQRYPWGNELPDAVQADMNATGMAQNPVSDYPAGDSPFGCRQMIGSVWEWTSSQFFPYDGFCIDMYPFMSTLQFGDHKVSRGGGCATSFSLIRGTYRQAYLPQRNDVYTGFRTCALPEG, encoded by the coding sequence ATGATGGAAGCAAAGCACATGCAGAAGGCTGAGTTGCTGGCAGAGCTTGCGCTGACGCGTAAGCGAACCCGGGAGCTCATTACCTCGCTGGACGAACAGCAGCTGGATGTTCCCTATCACCCGGGAGTGAATCCGCCGCTTTGGGAAATGGGGCATGCCGCTTTTTTCTATGAAGTGTTTGTGTTCAGCCTTCTGGATGGCGATGCCAGCTTTGATCCTTCCATGGATGATCTGTGGGATTCGTTCCATATTGATCACCAGGATCGCTGGCGTCGGGATTTGTTTCCAGGCCTTAAAAAGACGCTGGCCTATTTTGATCACGTTTACGCCAAAATGGCAGGGCGCATCGAGCGCACGCCACTGACTGATCGCGAGCTTTACCTGTGCCGCTACGCCATCTATCACCAGAACATGCACATAGAATCATTGGTGTGGTGCCGTCAAACCGTGGGTTTCGCGCCGCCGCCTGGGGCAAGTTTTGAGCGTCCGGCGCCTAGTGAGTTGCGGGGCAGTTCGCTAGGCGATGATGCCATTGTTCCCGCCGGTGACTGGCTGATTGGCATGCCGGGCGACTCGGAGCAGTATGCGACTGAAGACTTTGCGTTCGATGCCGAAAAGCCTCGGCACGCCGTGAGCTTGGATGAGTTTGCGATTTCCCGGTGCCTGGTTAGTAACCACGAGTTTATGGCCTTCGTAGAAGACGGCGGTTATCAAAAGCCGGAGCTGTGGTCGTTTGGCGGCCAGAAATGGCTGAGAACGGACATCAATATGGCACCCCAACACCCAGTGTACTGGCGCTGGCAAGATAATCAGTGGCAGGAAAAGCTATTTGATCAATGGCAATCATTGAGCCCCGATGCGCCGGTAACCCACGTTAGCTACTGGGAAGCAGAAGCCTATTGCTGCTGGGCGGGTCGACGCTTGCCCACAGAGCAGGAATGGGAGGTGGCGGCACTGGGTAACCGGAAGGGCGAAACGTTCCAGAGGTATCCGTGGGGGAACGAATTACCCGACGCAGTGCAGGCTGATATGAATGCAACCGGTATGGCGCAGAACCCGGTGTCTGATTACCCGGCGGGAGACAGCCCTTTTGGCTGCCGGCAAATGATTGGCTCGGTGTGGGAATGGACTAGTAGCCAGTTTTTCCCTTATGACGGCTTCTGCATAGACATGTATCCGTTCATGTCTACGCTCCAGTTCGGAGATCACAAGGTTAGCCGAGGGGGCGGTTGTGCCACGTCGTTCAGCCTGATTCGTGGTACATACCGCCAGGCGTACTTGCCCCAGAGAAACGACGTTTACACCGGCTTCCGGACATGTGCTTTACCCGAAGGCTGA
- a CDS encoding cation:proton antiporter family protein, which translates to MPEAIWISFAFGLGLLIKAVGLPPLVGYLAAGFVLSGLAASPSIGISAEPTSVLAHIAHLGVLLMLFTVGLKLKLKSVISPEVIGGSLLHFAITCFVFTPGLYLLLDISWYVAFMLAVALSFSSTVLAAKVLENKRELRAFHGRVSIGILIMQDLIALLVMSLAAGQTPSEWALIVFGLPLLRPLLFKLLDVSGHDELLVLLGLLLALVLGGMGFETVGLSSELGALVFGAILANHPRSQELAKSLWSVKEIFLVGFFLQIGIGGLPDTNAIIFAVVAALILPLKGILFFFLMLLFRLRARSSFLTSLALTNYSEFGLIVASIALPEWLVPLAITVALSFLISAPLNRLAHPLYERLSHRLVRFESRQRHPDELPISLGDTRVLVMGMGRTGTAAYDWLKTTEARLMALDSDLAKVARHQAQGRNVVYADAEDNTFWEALHMPSVEGVVLAMSDIEAKLIAARMLRKLGFKGYIVAHTMYADEAESIRKAGADDAYLTMSETGVALASHLLDKIPVAPALASDKAV; encoded by the coding sequence ATGCCTGAAGCTATCTGGATTTCTTTTGCATTCGGCCTTGGTCTCCTGATCAAAGCCGTCGGTCTGCCGCCGCTCGTTGGCTACCTGGCGGCGGGTTTTGTGCTCAGCGGCCTTGCCGCCAGCCCCTCTATCGGCATTTCAGCAGAACCCACATCGGTACTGGCTCATATTGCCCACCTAGGCGTGCTGCTCATGCTGTTCACGGTGGGCCTCAAGCTAAAGCTCAAGTCGGTTATCAGCCCGGAAGTGATCGGCGGCAGCCTGCTGCACTTTGCTATCACCTGTTTTGTATTTACCCCCGGCCTTTATTTGCTGCTGGACATAAGCTGGTATGTGGCCTTCATGCTGGCCGTTGCGCTGTCTTTCTCGTCTACCGTATTAGCTGCAAAGGTGCTGGAAAACAAACGCGAACTCAGAGCGTTCCACGGCCGAGTGTCCATCGGCATCCTGATTATGCAGGACTTGATTGCGCTGCTGGTGATGAGCTTGGCTGCGGGTCAGACACCTTCAGAGTGGGCCTTGATTGTCTTTGGCCTGCCACTGTTGCGACCGTTACTATTCAAACTGTTAGATGTCAGCGGGCATGACGAACTGCTGGTTCTTCTGGGCCTACTGTTAGCTTTGGTGCTTGGCGGCATGGGCTTTGAAACCGTTGGGCTTAGCTCAGAACTGGGCGCTCTGGTTTTCGGCGCCATTCTTGCCAATCACCCCCGCAGTCAGGAACTGGCAAAATCTCTATGGAGTGTGAAGGAAATCTTTCTGGTCGGCTTCTTTTTACAAATCGGTATAGGGGGCCTGCCGGATACCAACGCTATTATCTTTGCCGTCGTCGCGGCCCTGATTCTGCCGCTCAAGGGTATTCTGTTTTTCTTCCTGATGCTGTTGTTCCGCCTGCGCGCCCGCAGCAGCTTCCTAACGTCGCTGGCCCTCACCAACTACAGTGAGTTCGGGCTGATTGTTGCCAGCATAGCGCTACCAGAGTGGCTGGTGCCTCTGGCGATAACAGTCGCGCTGTCCTTTCTGATCTCGGCTCCGTTGAACCGACTCGCCCACCCTCTCTATGAGCGTCTGAGCCATCGCCTTGTGCGCTTCGAAAGCCGCCAGCGACATCCCGACGAGCTGCCTATTTCTCTAGGTGACACACGCGTTTTGGTCATGGGAATGGGGCGAACCGGCACGGCTGCTTATGACTGGCTGAAAACCACCGAAGCAAGGTTGATGGCACTGGATTCTGACCTTGCTAAAGTGGCGCGGCACCAGGCCCAAGGACGGAACGTTGTTTATGCAGATGCCGAAGACAACACGTTCTGGGAAGCCCTCCACATGCCCTCTGTGGAGGGCGTTGTGCTTGCGATGAGTGATATAGAGGCCAAGCTGATCGCAGCCCGAATGCTGCGGAAACTGGGTTTTAAGGGCTACATTGTGGCCCACACCATGTACGCCGACGAAGCAGAAAGCATTCGCAAAGCCGGCGCTGACGACGCCTATCTGACCATGAGCGAAACTGGCGTAGCCCTGGCCAGTCACCTTTTGGATAAGATCCCGGTCGCACCGGCGCTGGCCTCAGACAAGGCAGTCTGA
- a CDS encoding alpha/beta fold hydrolase yields the protein MLQRSPFTAVFLFLSVLLLSACSRYGIYETAIGFERSAAGLEAANITVGELNIAYLRNSKANNGDTIVLVHGFGANKDNWTRIARELTDDFNVYAIDLPGHGDSSKPLDLGYRLKDQVGHLARILEALNITEMHMMGNSMGGAITALYAATYPEQIKTAVLFDPAGILQYESELVDLVVAGDNPLIPSKPGDFERLMDFALEKKPFVPWPILGVMEEQALANQEVNEVIFAAIRDAGFESDFHNAIKRIEDPVLVVWGKEDRVIDYRNGEVFVDAIPGARLEVLDGIGHAPMIEAPEESARLFLEFAKPRISKAE from the coding sequence ATGCTACAACGATCTCCTTTTACTGCCGTTTTTCTATTTTTGTCTGTTCTGCTTTTAAGCGCATGCTCCCGCTATGGCATATACGAAACCGCCATTGGTTTTGAACGCTCCGCCGCCGGTCTCGAAGCAGCCAACATTACCGTGGGCGAACTAAACATTGCTTACCTGCGCAACTCAAAAGCCAACAACGGAGACACCATCGTTCTGGTTCATGGGTTTGGTGCCAACAAGGATAACTGGACCCGCATCGCCCGGGAGCTCACTGATGATTTCAATGTTTATGCTATAGACCTGCCGGGCCACGGCGACAGCAGCAAGCCGTTGGATCTGGGATACCGGCTGAAGGATCAAGTCGGCCATCTTGCCCGCATTCTTGAGGCTCTGAACATTACCGAGATGCACATGATGGGCAACTCTATGGGCGGCGCAATTACTGCTCTCTATGCCGCCACTTATCCGGAACAGATCAAAACCGCTGTACTGTTCGACCCGGCTGGCATCCTCCAGTATGAGAGCGAACTGGTCGATCTGGTGGTCGCTGGAGACAATCCGCTTATTCCCTCGAAACCCGGCGATTTCGAGCGCCTGATGGATTTTGCCCTTGAGAAAAAGCCTTTTGTTCCCTGGCCGATTCTGGGCGTTATGGAAGAGCAGGCCCTGGCTAACCAGGAAGTGAATGAAGTCATCTTTGCCGCTATCAGGGACGCTGGCTTCGAGTCAGATTTCCACAACGCCATTAAACGCATAGAGGATCCGGTACTGGTAGTCTGGGGCAAGGAAGACCGCGTGATTGACTATCGTAATGGCGAAGTCTTTGTGGACGCCATCCCCGGTGCACGACTGGAGGTATTGGACGGGATTGGCCACGCACCGATGATCGAGGCACCGGAAGAGTCGGCCCGTCTGTTTCTGGAGTTTGCCAAACCCCGTATCTCAAAAGCAGAGTAA
- the purD gene encoding phosphoribosylamine--glycine ligase, translated as MNILVIGNGGREHALAWKAAQSPGADTVYVAPGNAGTAREPGVENVDIDVLDLEGLATFAANNKVGLTIVGPEAPLVAGIVDLFEERGLRVFGPSAGAAQLEGSKAFTKDFLARQKIPSADYGNFTDLDEALAYVRKQGAPIVVKADGLAAGKGVIVAMTLEEAENAIRDMLAGNAFGDAGNRVVVEEFLDGEEASFIVMVDGDHVLPMATSQDHKRVGDGDTGPNTGGMGAYSPAPVVTAEVHQRIMDEIIYPTVRGMAAEGLPYKGFLYAGLMIDPSGASKVIEFNCRFGDPETQPILMRMKSDIVELCQAAIDGKLDQCSSDWDERAAVGIVLAADGYPGSYKKGDVISGLPETDTAGEKAFHAGTTLADGQVVTSGGRVLCATALGNTVTEAQQRAYTLAKKLSWDGAFYRNDIAYRAIARERS; from the coding sequence ATGAATATTCTGGTAATCGGCAACGGCGGACGTGAACACGCACTGGCCTGGAAAGCGGCCCAGTCTCCGGGTGCCGATACGGTTTATGTGGCACCTGGCAACGCGGGTACCGCCCGCGAGCCAGGTGTAGAAAACGTCGATATAGACGTGTTGGACCTTGAAGGCCTGGCTACCTTTGCCGCCAATAACAAGGTTGGCCTTACCATCGTAGGCCCAGAAGCGCCTTTAGTAGCTGGCATTGTGGATCTCTTTGAAGAGCGTGGCCTGCGCGTCTTCGGCCCAAGCGCCGGCGCAGCGCAACTGGAAGGCTCCAAAGCATTCACCAAGGATTTCTTGGCCCGCCAGAAAATCCCCTCTGCGGACTACGGCAACTTCACAGACTTAGACGAAGCCTTGGCTTATGTCCGCAAACAGGGCGCGCCGATTGTCGTCAAGGCAGACGGCCTTGCCGCTGGCAAAGGCGTCATTGTTGCCATGACCCTTGAGGAAGCAGAAAACGCCATTCGCGACATGCTGGCAGGTAACGCTTTTGGCGACGCCGGCAACCGCGTGGTTGTTGAAGAATTCCTCGACGGCGAAGAAGCCAGCTTTATTGTGATGGTAGATGGCGACCATGTTCTGCCTATGGCCACCTCTCAGGATCATAAGCGCGTTGGCGACGGTGATACCGGCCCCAACACCGGCGGCATGGGAGCCTACTCTCCTGCCCCTGTGGTGACTGCTGAAGTGCATCAACGCATCATGGATGAGATCATCTACCCGACCGTTCGCGGTATGGCAGCAGAAGGTCTGCCATACAAAGGCTTCCTTTACGCTGGCTTGATGATTGACCCCTCTGGTGCTTCCAAGGTCATCGAATTTAACTGCCGCTTTGGCGATCCGGAAACTCAGCCCATTCTGATGCGAATGAAATCAGACATTGTTGAGCTCTGTCAGGCTGCCATTGACGGCAAGCTGGATCAGTGCAGCTCTGACTGGGACGAACGCGCCGCCGTTGGCATTGTGCTGGCCGCAGATGGTTATCCCGGCAGCTACAAAAAAGGCGATGTCATTTCTGGCCTACCGGAAACAGACACAGCGGGCGAGAAGGCATTCCACGCAGGTACCACACTTGCCGACGGCCAGGTGGTTACCAGTGGCGGGCGTGTACTTTGCGCAACCGCGCTGGGCAACACCGTAACCGAAGCCCAGCAGCGGGCTTACACACTTGCGAAAAAACTAAGCTGGGATGGCGCATTTTACCGCAACGACATCGCTTACCGCGCCATTGCCCGGGAAAGATCGTAA
- the purH gene encoding bifunctional phosphoribosylaminoimidazolecarboxamide formyltransferase/IMP cyclohydrolase: MANQANTPVRRALISVSDKSGIVEFGRALTDRGIELLSTGGTFRLLTENSVPVTEVSEYTGFPEMMDGRVKTLHPKIHGGILGRRGTDDAIMGEHGIDPIDMVVVNLYPFESTVANPDCNLATAIENIDIGGPTMVRAAAKNHNDVAIVVNASDYSRVLKELDDNDSQLTHSTRFDLAVKAFEHTAGYDGAIANYLGGRTADNNNADFPRTFNSQYVKVQDMRYGENPHQRAAFYAERNPKEACVATAKQLQGKELSYNNVADTDAALECVKPFADPACVIVKHANPCGVAIGADILQAYELAFATDPTSSFGGIIAFNRELDAATAKAIIERQFVEVIIAPTIAPEAVELVSAKKNVRLLACGDLVGERAQTMDYKRVTGGLLVQDRDLGMVAMADVKVVTTRQPTEHELNDLLFAWEVAKYVKSNAIVYARSGRTIGVGAGQMSRVYSARIAGIKAADEGLEVKGSVMASDAFFPFRDGIDAAAEAGITAVIQPGGSMRDQEVIDAANEHGIAMVFTGMRHFRH, from the coding sequence ATGGCAAACCAGGCTAATACCCCCGTCCGTCGCGCACTGATCAGTGTTAGTGATAAATCCGGCATCGTCGAGTTTGGGCGCGCCCTTACCGACCGCGGTATCGAACTGCTCTCCACCGGAGGCACCTTTCGCCTTCTGACGGAAAACAGCGTTCCTGTTACCGAAGTCTCTGAATACACCGGGTTTCCGGAAATGATGGACGGCCGGGTAAAAACCCTGCATCCAAAAATCCATGGCGGCATTTTGGGCCGCCGGGGCACAGACGATGCCATTATGGGTGAACACGGCATTGATCCGATTGATATGGTTGTGGTGAACCTTTATCCCTTTGAATCGACAGTAGCCAACCCCGACTGCAACCTTGCCACTGCCATCGAGAACATCGATATTGGCGGCCCCACCATGGTTCGCGCCGCGGCCAAGAACCACAACGACGTGGCCATTGTGGTAAACGCCTCGGATTACAGCCGGGTTCTGAAAGAGTTGGATGACAACGATAGCCAGCTGACCCACAGCACTCGCTTCGATTTGGCAGTAAAGGCTTTCGAGCATACTGCAGGCTACGACGGTGCCATTGCCAACTACTTGGGCGGCCGCACAGCGGATAACAACAACGCCGATTTCCCCCGCACCTTCAACAGCCAGTACGTCAAGGTGCAGGACATGCGTTACGGCGAGAACCCGCATCAGCGTGCGGCGTTTTACGCAGAGCGCAATCCGAAAGAAGCCTGTGTTGCCACGGCAAAACAGCTTCAGGGCAAAGAGCTATCCTACAACAACGTGGCAGATACCGACGCGGCTCTGGAATGCGTGAAGCCGTTTGCAGATCCGGCCTGCGTTATCGTCAAACACGCGAACCCCTGCGGCGTAGCGATCGGTGCCGATATCCTCCAAGCCTACGAGCTGGCTTTCGCAACCGACCCCACCTCTTCGTTCGGCGGCATTATTGCCTTCAACCGCGAGCTGGACGCAGCAACGGCCAAGGCCATTATTGAGCGCCAGTTTGTGGAAGTGATTATTGCGCCCACCATCGCCCCAGAAGCGGTCGAACTGGTCAGTGCTAAAAAGAACGTGCGCCTGCTGGCCTGCGGCGACTTGGTTGGTGAGCGCGCCCAGACCATGGACTACAAGCGCGTAACTGGCGGCCTTCTGGTTCAGGATCGCGATTTGGGCATGGTGGCTATGGCCGACGTAAAAGTCGTGACTACTCGCCAGCCAACCGAACATGAGCTGAACGATTTGCTATTTGCCTGGGAAGTGGCGAAATACGTTAAATCCAACGCCATTGTTTACGCCAGATCAGGCCGCACAATCGGTGTCGGTGCAGGCCAGATGAGCCGCGTTTACAGCGCCCGAATCGCCGGCATCAAAGCCGCCGACGAAGGCCTGGAAGTAAAAGGTTCTGTGATGGCCTCTGATGCCTTCTTCCCATTCCGGGATGGCATTGATGCTGCGGCTGAAGCGGGCATTACCGCGGTTATCCAGCCAGGTGGTTCCATGCGCGATCAGGAAGTTATCGATGCCGCCAACGAACACGGCATAGCCATGGTGTTTACCGGCATGCGCCATTTCCGGCACTGA
- the fis gene encoding DNA-binding transcriptional regulator Fis: MTAETLANNTLNAPANDDIHQLQTVNSSGTTVTLRDNVEVALKNYIAQLDGAPVTEVYQLVLSEVEAPLLEQVMKYTRNNQTKASTMLGLNRGTLRKKLKQYGLL, translated from the coding sequence ATGACCGCTGAAACTTTGGCAAACAACACGTTGAACGCCCCGGCCAACGATGATATTCACCAGCTACAAACGGTGAACAGCAGCGGCACCACCGTTACCCTGCGCGATAACGTTGAGGTTGCCCTGAAAAACTACATCGCTCAGCTTGATGGCGCACCCGTTACTGAGGTGTACCAACTGGTGCTCTCTGAAGTGGAAGCACCGCTGCTTGAGCAGGTAATGAAGTACACCCGCAACAACCAGACCAAAGCATCCACCATGCTCGGCCTGAACCGCGGAACCCTGCGCAAGAAGCTGAAGCAGTACGGCCTGCTATAA
- the dusB gene encoding tRNA dihydrouridine synthase DusB, with protein sequence MPTAKIGPYTLPNPLIVAPMAGVTDRPFRLLCRKMGAGLAVSEMVIADSKLWHTRKSRTRMDHAGEPEPRSVQIAGGDPEMLANAARLNAESGAQIIDINMGCPAKKVCNKAAGSALMKDENLVWDILKAVVSAVDIPVTLKMRTGWDQDNRNALAIARMAEDSGIQALAIHGRTRADKYNGDAEYDTIAQVKASVGIPVFANGDITSPEKARRILEYTGADGLLIGRAAQGSPWIFREILHFLETGEHLPAPPLNEVEQILSEHLAALHSFYGEPMGVRIARKHVGWYLQSHDPGKQFRNRFNALNDALEQKDSIQQYFSGLRNGEVFAA encoded by the coding sequence CTGCCAACGGCAAAAATCGGGCCGTACACCCTGCCCAATCCGCTGATTGTTGCACCCATGGCAGGTGTAACAGACCGCCCTTTTCGGCTGCTCTGCCGCAAAATGGGTGCGGGCCTGGCAGTCTCGGAAATGGTGATAGCAGACAGCAAGCTCTGGCATACGCGCAAATCCAGAACCCGTATGGACCATGCCGGGGAGCCAGAACCAAGATCCGTACAGATCGCCGGCGGTGACCCGGAAATGCTGGCCAACGCGGCCCGGCTCAACGCCGAATCTGGTGCCCAGATTATCGACATCAACATGGGTTGTCCGGCGAAAAAAGTGTGCAACAAAGCGGCTGGTTCAGCGCTGATGAAAGATGAAAACCTAGTTTGGGACATACTGAAAGCCGTGGTTAGTGCCGTTGATATCCCCGTTACGCTGAAAATGCGCACCGGCTGGGATCAGGACAATCGCAACGCACTGGCCATTGCGCGTATGGCCGAAGACAGCGGCATTCAGGCACTGGCGATCCATGGCCGCACCCGCGCTGACAAGTACAATGGCGATGCAGAGTACGACACCATTGCACAAGTCAAAGCCAGCGTTGGCATCCCGGTTTTCGCCAATGGCGACATCACATCGCCGGAGAAGGCCCGCAGGATCCTGGAGTATACCGGCGCAGATGGTCTGCTCATTGGCCGTGCAGCACAGGGCAGCCCCTGGATTTTTCGGGAAATTCTGCATTTTCTTGAAACCGGCGAGCACCTGCCGGCGCCGCCACTGAACGAAGTAGAACAGATTTTAAGCGAACACTTAGCCGCCCTGCACAGCTTTTACGGAGAGCCCATGGGCGTGCGTATTGCCAGAAAACATGTGGGCTGGTATTTGCAATCCCACGACCCCGGCAAACAGTTCCGTAATCGCTTCAATGCGCTCAATGATGCGCTGGAGCAGAAAGACAGTATCCAACAGTATTTTTCAGGCTTACGAAATGGAGAGGTATTCGCAGCATGA